The region AATGACTCTGaggtcattttctttgtttcatacCAAAAACCACCTGGAAAGTCTTCAGCCAAACGCAATTTCACCtcttattattatatttttgtttctcacaACACTTACATTTTTACAGAGCTGTTAATGTTTCCATGGTAGAGATCAGAGAGAACTGAAAATGCATCAGGTTAATGAACAAGTGCCCCGTTTCCCCTTGGAATAGTTCAACCTCTAAGTGGGCTTAAAAGAACGAGGGCATTTTTACGCATCctcgccatggcaaccattaaATCTGCCCACATCtgcatctgttttgtttcaacCGGTGAGattaaaactgtgaaatgaAAAGCATCTTTCAGTAAACATTCTGTATCGTTGTTCCTGAGGAGTTTCTTTATGTTGCTCAATCAGACCCTCCTCTCTAGCTGCCGCTGTTTGTCCCTGTCTTGGTTCCCATCCAGGTGTctttctcctggttctggtcttcTCTGCGGGCTGCTGCTGCCTCCTGAGGCCGGCCACCCACGCCCCCCTCCTATTCCGACAGGAAACAAACCTTCAGACGCTGCTGGCTCTGCGCAGCAACCTGAGTGGTCAGGGCATCTCCTGCCCCACCTGCTCAGGTGAGGCCACAGCAGCTAAAGAGGCTCTgttgaaaaggttttaaagcAGGTAACATCCTACCAGCAGTACATAATTGATGTCTTCATTAAGTATAAATCCAGgtttgtcatttaaaatctaGAATATTAATGAAGTACAAATAAACTGTCTAGTTTAAACAGTAATGCGGTGTAAATGAGTTTTGAAAATCTCTACGTCCTATTGTGTGTTTTATGAtatcaaaaacatttactgATGTAAACACTGTAGTAACCCTCACCCAGAGAGATTATGAAGTATTGCGTACTGGACAGAATTAACTTGATGCAAACTatcagaagagaaaataaactatgtctcatatttttttatatgcaagGCAGCCATGTTGAATTTTGCTGCAGAACTTTCCCACTTAAATTCAGACTTCagagaaataaatctgttaatattttttaacctGAAGTTGACCTCACAGCCTCTCAGGGAAAGGATGTGCATAATTAAATCACATCCTTGTATTTAGGATGTGGCAGTGCAGTCATACAATTGCAGTTCCTGTGGTTAAAAACCTTTATGTGTCATTTTCCGGGTCCCTTTTGTGAGCCTAAAACAGCTTTAAACGGTTTCAGTATGTTTGTATATGGAAACTTATTTCCAGCTGTGGTGCTTGTTACAAACAGTTTGAGACGTACTGCCCTAAAGGCACGTTTTATCACGTTAGGGGTGTTCATGGAAAAACCACATCTGCTGTACACGCATACTTCCTCGTCAGGGTTGAGGTTTTCCACGCATCAGCAAAGTCAAAGCACGACAGCTTCGACTGTCTCCCAGACATCCATGAAAACAAGCCCAAGCACCAACAACACAGGTAGGTAGGGTAAAAACGATCCTCCATATGCAAGAGCGCTGGTCTTGATGTCTTCATGTGCTTCTTAGTGTCAGACTCCTTGCTGACTGTGTACGTGTCGAAGCTGGCCCAAGGAGGTTCCACAACAATCTACAGGTTCTCGCTCAACACCAGCATCCCGTCGCCGTGGAAAGTGTGCAGCACGGAGCGTGACGAGGTGTCGTCGTTCCAGGTTTGGGAGCAAACGAAGCCGTCTCTGCGATCCGTTCGTGGCACGTGCCGCCAAAACAATCTTTTACTTTTGTCTGAACAGGCTTTTAGTCGTCCCCAGAGAAATTACACCAGCAGAATGACGGTGTGCGTTTCCCGAGAGTATCGCCCCTACCCCAGCTGGATGATCACGTCCGGCTTGTGCGATCCCCGCCACGGCTGGACCCAAGAGTTTTCCTTCTATGTTGCAGCGTCCCCGCAGCAGAATAGCAGGTGGAATAACAAATCCTCTGCTCAAGTACAGACTCTCTGGAGGCTTTAGCAGCATATCTGTCAAATTAAATCTGCCTTCTGCCTTCAGGAGGCTGTATTTTGCTCAGTGCCATCAGAGACCTCATCCCAGCAGGCTGTGTGTCAAAACACCTGGTTGTGGCTTCAGTTCTGGGCCTGACGGACCTTTAAAAGGATCTTTTTATATCCCCCTCCCCATCGGTATGCAAGCATCTTTGTCTGAGATCATTGTCAACATAAAAGTGATTATTCAGTTCATTAGGAAAACACTGCACGAGTCTCTCTACCTTGTCATGTCTTTGTCATTTACTCCCACATCGTGAGTGTTGTGACTCGAGAAAATGTTGTGATATGACAGCTTCTTGAAATGCAGCTTCTTGAAGTGGCACTCTGTAAACTcactggaggatttttttttagttgtgctttttttttgtttcccacaGCACTCTGGTCGAGAAGCTATTTTTACactgaataaacaaacacagttgaaagattttccttttgttctattttcaaAGATTCCTCATCCGCTGCCAAGACAAAGGCATCGAAGACGTCTGGCTTTAACCCGTGCAGCGGCGGCGCTTGTGGTCGCCCAGCTGTGCGTCCCCTGGTTGACACCGGGGCCATGGTTTTCGTCGTGTTCGGGATACTGGGAGTCAATCGAAGCGAGAACAGGGAAAACCATGTAATTGGAGACATGGTGAGGGCCACTGCATGATGCTGATCTCCATGTTGTCCCCAGTGTGTAAATGACAGTTGCCTAAATTGTATTTGCAAGTCCATATTGCAAGACATTTAGTAAAACCTCGCAGCATCAGTGTTTCTCttacattatttcattttttttttctaaagggCAGCGTTATCCTGGATCCAGACTTTGATATTTTCAAGGAAATGGGCCATCTCTGCACAATCTGCAAAGCTGTCGGTGCAAACAGAAAACTCGTGAAGCCGGGAGGAGCTCAGTGTTTGCCTTCAGGTAAAACTCACACAGTCGTAACGCTGATGCACTTTTTTTATCCCAAAGATATTTACTGGCTAAATGTGAAGTAAGGCAAATCGTTGCGTGCCTCACGGCAATCAATTAAATATTGAGTGTATGTTCAACACTGTGATTTTCTGAGTGCCTTTGTGTGTGATCTTAGAATCACATTAAATTAACAGGAAAAGATAAtcataaaatgtgtgaaaaaataaaatgttggaaaaGAAATACAAAGTGCTTTGTAAGTCAGCgcttattatttaaaaatgcacattttattgaattgtataccacagaccaacacaaagtagtgtataaatgaaagttaaaagaaagtaaagtatttgtatgtttgtatgtatttttattttactaataataACCTTAACATTGCAGAATGTCTAATTAGCTGTAGCCTCTAGCAGGTTTTCCTCAGCTTTACTCTGTATTCAGCTGCATCTATCATCTCCTTTGACTCAGACTTAGCCTCCATGTACCTGCTAAAGAAATGCATCCCCatagcataatgctgccaccccCAGCACCATGCATGCTTTCTGGTGCGTTCAGGATGATGGGCAGTGTTGGTTTTCTCACCTGTTACACAAATTACActgaagtgacaaaatgtggaaatgttctaAAGGTTATGAATATGTGTGAAGGGTAAAAGACGAGGGGGAGGATGATGGTGTTTCTTCTGCTCCCGGCAGGCAACAAGCTCTCCTCAGTTCTTCCTCTGCTCCATCCTGAGTGCCACTCCCTCCCCGAACCCAATCTCCTCCCGGGCCAGCTCTCCCACGGCGCAGTGGGAATGCACGGCGGCAAGATCCGCTGGTTGTCCATGGCCTTTGAATCTGTAAGTCCTTTAATCTTGCAGCTTTCCCTCCGcatgtgtaataaaaaaaagctgtctGACCGGCCATACCTACCGTCTCCTCTCCAAAGACCACATACAAGGGGAAATCGTCCTTTCAGACCTACTCAGACTTCCTCCAGTGGGAGAACTTCATCCAGGAGCAGCTTGCCAGCCTCCCACAGACTTCGGCTCTCCAACGTGGTTTCCAGACATGTGAGCACTGGAAGCAGATCTTTATGGAAATTATAGGTAGGTGTTTGATTCGGCTCAGTGTTTTATCTCTGCTAACTGATTAGAGAAGTGTGTGTATAAATGTAATGAGGTCTGATGTGTTTAGGTGTGGAGAGTGCCCTCTGGAGTCTCCTGCTCTCTCTAGCGATCTGTGTGGCCGCCGTGTCTGTGTTTACAGCGcatcctctgctgctgctgccggtGCTCATAACAATTATAGGTAAGAGACGAAGCAGCTCATGTACGTGCTTGGAAGCCTTTTGCGTGGATGTATCGAGGTCCGGGTTGttcgttgttttgttttttcccccccctcagGAGTGATCTGTCTGGTTGTGGCTGTCATGTATTGGCTGGGTTGGGAGATGGGAGCAGTGGAAGCGATTTCTCTGTCAATACTTGTCGGATCTTCAGTGGATTACTGTCTGCACCTGGTGGAGGGGTACCTGCTGGCTGGCGAGACGGCTTCCCTACTGCCTGGACACAACTCTGTAAGGGAAAACAGATTTCTCTCATAGTCACAGCTCTGACCAATCACACGGTGTATGTGATCAAATCTGAACCCTGTCAGATTTGATCACATTCTTGTGAACGATATGTGGGGttcttaaagttttataaaaaaatctcatcatTGTCAATAGTTTGTCTTGGTCTCTACTGGCTTTGCACATTTTGCGACTAGAAACGAATCAATTTGTTGCCATGTATTTAGAATTGCATTGCTTTGACTGGTTTATTTACACATGGGAATGCTTTGAGCAGAACCGTCCCACTGTAGTTACGACTGTATGTTTagtgttgttgtcctgctggaagctgaGCCTCCGCACTGCTCTCCAGGGTTTTACTGAGTTTTACAGTATTGTCCTGGATTTAGCTCCAtgcatcttcccatcaactctgaccagcttcccctaaataaaaacatagtgCTAGCATATTGTGCTTAGTGTTAACTTTCTACCTCAgatacagttttttgttttaatttgcatCAGCATCAACATGGCTTGTTGGGGGCACAACTGCAAAAAACTGTTTCTCAAGGCTTTCTTTCAacatggttttctttttgcctttcCATAAGAGCCAGATTTGGATGGATGACCAACCGCTTTCTTGCTGTCAGATTCTCCCACCTAAACTGTtgatttctgcagcttcttcagaGTTATCATAGGCTGCTTCGTTGATTAATGCGCTCCTTGCCTTTTCTGTTGGTTTAAATCATGCCAAACTCTTTCCATTGTCAGATAATGGTTTAAAATTTTCCGTAAGATATTCAAAATCTtgcataatttttaatgatCTAATCTTGCTTTAAACTTGAAACtcaattttctctctctcttatgAACATAAGTCCTTCACacaacagctggatttatactgagattaaatcacacacaggTGCTCACAATTTAGTGAAAAAATATGATtgcgggcgtgccgtggtggcgtagcggttagcgcgacccgtatttggaagccttgagtcctcgactcggccgtcgtgggttcgactcctggacccgacgacatttgccgcatgtcttccccctctccttccccgtttcctgtcagcctactatcatataagggacactagagcccacaaaagaccccctggaggggtaaaaaaatgattgcattaaattttattttgggaaaatgggacaaagggtgaacagaaaatggatggatggatggatgggtgttgagaaccatgtatcattttccttccacttcacaattgtgttctactttctgttggtctcTCACCCACTTCAGTACATTGAAGTTTCTGGTTGTTAAAATAGCCCAAtatgaaaaggttcaaggggtatgaaagACACTGTaagttttataataatttatttgagctttttaattaaaaaggtttaaaaaaaacaaaacacaccttTATGTCTCATGAACAAAAGAGACTCGCCGTGCTGAAAGAACATGCTCTTAAATCAACCCTTTATTCTGTGTGATTTGCTTACAGGAGCCTTCAGCCGAGAGGCAGAGGCGAACTTTGGAGGCAGTGAACCATGTGGGCGTTGCCATAGTGTCCAGCGCCGTCACCACAGCAATCTCCACCGTCCCTCTTTTCTTCTGCGTCATTGTGCCTTTCGCCAAGTTCGGTCAGATTGTGGCCATCAACACGGCCGTCTCCATTTTCTTCACCTTGTCTGTGACTTCTGCCTTGCTGGCCTGCATGGCCCCGGCCCACTTCAGCAGACACCCCGGCGCTGTGCTGAAGGCCAGCCTGGCTGTGACGGCAGCAGCGGCCTTGGTGGGGGCTCTGTGCTGGACGGGCCAGCAGCTGGGGGCATCGGCCTGGCGGTCCCTCAGCACATGAACACACTGTTGTCCTCGACTCACACTGATGTCAGACAAGAGTAATGTATTTTCCTTTACCTTCAGGAGAAATATCAGATCAGTAAGTGATCTTTAAAGCACAAAGATGTCAACACTGTCTCAGTAATTgaaaactatttgttttctaagaacagatttattttacttgtaataGTCAGTGAGTTTGACATACAGGGGAACAATCCTTCACCTGCTGAGTATCTTCTTGTGACTATGTGACTCAGTTCTGTTCTGCCTGTGAGTTGACATGATAACTAGGTTAAGgtattgtgctttttttattttcacaaccACATACTTCAGTGTAACTTAGTGGCATTTTATATGACTGACCGACACAAAGTCGCACATAATTGTGCTGTGGAAGAAAAACTATACATGCTTTGCAAATCTAAACCTGGTTATGTCTCCTTCAGGTTAGATggagaagtaaaactaaaataatctgaatCTTTTTAGTTTGTGCAGCTAATAAGAATCCTCTCAGCatattctcccacctgagctgtagaCCTCAGCAGCAGAGTTACCACAGGCCTCTCAGCTGCTTCGCCCATTGTTGGTCCTCTGACTGGACCTGTTGGTTTGCAGTAAAGACATACTCTTAATTTTTATGCaagatgttaaaatatatgtagATATGTTACttcttttaaaattacacaCCAGTGAACTCTTAGTAATTTGGATGCTCTATATTCTACTTAGAGGTGTTAAACAAAATTAGGCTGACCCCCCTTTGTAGGCCACACTGTTCAGGTTtgcattcataaaaatattgaaaaaccaCTTCAAAACCATGTTCTGCTTTGTATTGATCTATTATATAAAATCCCACTAAAACACACTGGAgtggtttgtgtttgtaacaaaGTGCAGGGAAGTTTAAGAGGTTGGATTATGTTTGCAAGACACAATGTTTCGTTCCGTTTTGTCTTCAGCTTTGAGTAATTCCTGGAAAATGTTCTTGCTTTACGTTGTTGAGTCGTAAAGAGTTGCCGATGGGTTTAATAACACAGCGTCTGACTGTGGTGTTGGCGGTTTACATTACTTTATGGTCTTCTGTGAAACTtcctgatttttgtttaatgcCGCGTCTTCTCTGAAAGCTTTTACTATGTCCATCTGCAGCTGGACACACAGATGTATTAACAGAATTTATACTGTTTGGTAAAACGTGTTGTGTGATGTAAATGTTGTTCTGAACTGAACCTTTGGAAGCTGCCAGCACACATGTGCTTGTGAATACTGTTGcgttatttttatgtgatcagaTCTTTAACTGCTTTAAGGTTTttgtaacaacaacaacaacaaaaaaaacaacaaatggaaaGAATCCTCTCTTCCCGTCCTCAGGTGTACACTCcatcacattttaaaagcacTCGGTGTAAAAGTCTCCTGTCCTCGCAGCAAAGAGCACCACTTGAACACCAATCAGCTGCAGCAACGCGCTGCCCTACAGTGAAGGTGAGGACCATTTGTCAAACCATATAACACGATAATGGCTAGGGAGAGGAACCCACTCAGTCATGGCAAGAGTGGTACgtttctgggattttttttgtgtgtgtgtgttacactTGTGAATGTCAAATAAAGCAGGTGCAGAAAGCCATTTGTGTTCTCATTAGTGAAAGGTCAGTGCTGCGTCCTTCTGCTTAGTTGTATAACGGAGGAGGATGGAGAGGCGTCGCTGATTGCTTACAGTCGCATACTTACAGTAGGAGCTCCAGCGTCACATTGCTAGGCTATTAATCATCCACACGAAACAACTCAGACTCCGTAAACAGGAGAGCGGTTTATTCTTATGCTGAAAAGTAAAAGGAGAATGATGTTTTGGTGTCGTTCTGTCATGTAGTTCATGATTGATAGTCAGAAAGGCCTTGGTGTATTGTtatgaaatgaaatatgttGCAGCAGAAAAAGAGACATGGATTATCTGAATGTCAGTGAAGGTATTTGTACAactctgaatttttttatttttgctacatAATTTAAGAGATAATTTTCTGCACTATGTGTAGCTGGTATTGTGTCACAGAGAGACCTGTAATAGGATGGTTTTACAcctgagaaacagtttttctttgttgaaatATGTCTAATGGGCCCTTTGAGGTAAAATTCACACCAGATGTCCACAATAACCCAAGTAATCCTCACATACCAAACAATACATGCAAATCAGTCAACAAATGAAGTTAgaagtaaaaagttaaaatgttgcAGGGAATAAGTATTGAAAGTATTGTGAGAAGGGTTAGCACAAAAAGGCACAGAAAGCAAAGAAAGCAGCTAAAATGTGTTTAGACAGCACTCCAGCTGGTATGTgcaaatgaaaatcagcacGCTTAATATTAACCGTGTCACAGTGGTGCGATTGATGAAAGCAAAAAGACTGATACAAAAGATTTAAGTTGCAGAACATACTAATGGAAATTTGTTACAGCTGCATTTCTAAACTTCTGAATGTTACTGTAAGCCTCATTGGAACTACACtcaaagtggaaagaaaatgattttaccATAAACAAGGTGTCCTTAAGATTTCTGACAGAGTGAAAATAAGAGTTGTCCAAAAGCTATGGAgcaacaaaagacatgaaaatagCAGGTGCAGTTATTCACATCAAAACAATACGTAATGCTCTCAATCTCAGTGACTCATCTGCACACTTGCTGTGCAATACGCCACTGCTGAAGAAATTATTGTTGCAAATTATTTGGACCAGTCAGTAAGAACTGTGAGCATACAGCCTGGTCAGAAGAAAGcaaatttaaaatcaatgtcCATAACATGTTTGGAGGAAGAATAGTTCTGGACTTGCAAAGATTCATATGGAGTTAAAAGTTCAAAGGTATATACAAAGTCTGAGTGCCACCAAAAAGTCAAATAAGTATTCAGAGGTGATTGAATCTGAATCGGTGCTGACCAAGCTTCTGAACAATGAGATTAAATAACATCAGAACTTCATAATTTGGTCCTTCATATGAAATTTATATAAACATTGTAACAGTAGCTTCCAAGTGAGGTgtaaatttcattaaaataatttgtgaaaatcagGTTTTCACGTATCATTGAAATGATTACTTCTGCACTCAAGTGATCAAATAATTGttgaaatcttaaaataaattttcaccCCGTCTTTCAGACCCACTTTACACATTTGGGTGTGAAGTCGATCTTCATCAGTGAAGACTGAGCATCTGCATAGAATAGCATGCGATTGAAGTTTCAGGCCGTTGCTATGACTTGTACTGAATTTAGGCAAATTTTGTTGAACTAAGAcgtaggtaaaaaaaattaaaattaaaattgctGCAGGGAGTTTGTTATAACACAAGATGAAATATTCTGGATAACAAATGGTGGTTTTGAACTTCATTAAAATGCAAGGCAGATACATGATGGTGTCACAGTACTTTTCTAATTTCTGTGAAGTGACACCCTCTATCTAAAAATAGCAAATCCAAGAGATATTAATACTTCAGAGgcgctgtgtgtgtttgttggggGTTAAGTTCTCATTTAAGTTTTGTTACCTTCTCACACATCTCTGACTGAATACTTTCACAGCAAGTTGGTTCAATCTTTGTATACTCTAAATTGGTCCAAACTATTCCTGTGGAAAAAAACGcgtcagacagaaaacaaaagaacagcAGTGCGTTCTTTAAACATGGAGCCGAATGACAGAGAAAGTTAGTGAGCAACAACAtagattaaacaaacacaagtgACTATACATTAGACGGCTTTTATAGGATCCTTCCCACCTTTACATTATATGTGTAATAATAAATACCACGGCTCATTTGGTCATCGAGAAATGTTTCATTGTACCAAAGAAAAGGCAAGTTGCTCTCGAGAGAATGTACTTTACATCAGAACTGCAAAACAACAGTTATACTGAAACATAAAGTCATATCTTTATTTCACCCCATGTTACAGGGCACACACAATGTTCAAGTATGCCTGAGGAACTAGAtggagcaataaaaaaaacaaagaagagataaaatgcattttaaaataagtgaACTGGCATTGCATTTCACAAAGTTTTAGAAGCTCATGATTTTGGAACAATTCACTGTAAAGTGCTAACTGGTTCGAGCTGAAAAAAAGCACATGTTcccttagaaaaaaaaaaattaaaatcaaacattacTCTATACATGGAGGTACAGAAATAGCCAGTCATCAGGGAAGTAAGTACCAACCAGAAGACATGgacaacatttcatttattagtCCTTTAATAAGGTAACTGCTTCCCTAATTTCCTTGTTAATGGTAAGAACAAGAATCTTGTCACTGGCTGCCAGGACAATGCCAAGTACAAATGCTGGTGTTGCTGCTGTACAGCTTTCCTTCACTCCTTGTAATTACATGCAATTGGCTGACATACAGTTTCAAAAAATCTCAAGTGAAGTCCTTTTAATCCTCTTACGGACAGGAATCCATGCACCATAGGCATGAGAGAGTGAGAgtgagaggagaggagagcaaTAACCGAAGAGTGCAGGAGATGTTCCCatactcctcttcctctccaccCCCCCACCCCTTCTCCCCCGCCATGTGGTGGGCTGGCCTGACAAAAGCAGAGATCTGTCCAGCTGATGCCTGCCTTCCTACAGGTCCTGAGAATccactgttttcctttttgcctCCGAGTAGGAggcatattaaaaaaaaagaattaaaaaaaaacaaaaacattttttttggaGGGGAGTGGGTCAATACATGTTCCCCTACTGTCTGCCTAAAGTAGCTGTTCGTCCTCTCAccccaaccctaaccctacaAAGGTAAAAACAAGGTGCAGAATGGCTTTACTCCTCACAGTCTGTGGGGGGAGCTAGAGCCCCTGGGTGTCGAGGTGCGGTTGGTGGTCTTGCGGCTGTTCTGTCGAGTCTGATTCGTCTTGGTGGCCGAAGGTTTCCGAGCGACAGGCTGGCGCCTCCCCCGGGGGCCCTTCCTTTTGCCCCTTTGCCCTGCACGGCCCCTTCCGGCCCCCGCTGGTCACTTGCGTGAGTGCAGTGTGTCCTGGAACTTGGTGCTGGTGTAGCGGACATGAAAACCTTTCTTGTTGATTGTGTCGTCAGAGTGGAACTTGATGACAATGGAGTCGCCGGCCGAGTAGATCTCCTCTGGGGGCTGCCAGGAAGGAGGAAACAACAGAGTCACAGGTGGCTTTCTGCTAGTTTGCTCCAATTAAAACTCAAGACTTCTGTCACACTGGAGCTGAGGTCAAATGGACGCCTGGATATTCTGTCTGAACACAGTTCCCCAGGCTGCAACCACAACTTTTAGGctatgtgatggaccaacacaaataAGTGCACAATTGTGAATTGAAATACTTGGTTTTCAAAGTGTTGACAAAAAACGAGAAATATGGGATGCATACAAATTGCCTTTACAAGTCACctaataaatacttaaaatttaataaatcaacTCCATCTGTGGATGATTTTATCTCTGAAGGTCTGTTTAATCCAACCAGGCTGATCAGTGTTGATGGCAAAATAGACTGGGCTCAATATAGTGAAttactggaagaaaacctgtagAAGCACCAAAAGACTTGAGCCTGAAGTAAAGGTTCACATTCAAGCAGGACAACTTTCTGAACATACAGCTGCAGTGACAGTGGAATGGCTTAGATGAACGCATGTTCATGTGTAAGAATGGCCCGGTCAGAGGTCCgatctaaatccaattgaggATCTGTGGAAAGTCTTGAAAACCGATGTTCCCAGATGATCTGCATCAGTTATTTA is a window of Xiphophorus hellerii strain 12219 chromosome 12, Xiphophorus_hellerii-4.1, whole genome shotgun sequence DNA encoding:
- the disp3 gene encoding protein dispatched homolog 3 isoform X1, yielding MDVEDEALLFRTSWGGDEEEEEEEDDGVAHAAGHGCFSGTVGVCGLWRGVGWVYTQPWASGVVLGVAFLMPCTLFAYMLLYCPPLDIDLSYSAFEVHSHFSAERFDALTIAVKSQLGSWDRRRRDVDDMESEELKELVLEKLAERGVFNWTERKKVKSSFQTGSTLKTEEARETRTEADSSQEGVRRDKSPGGEEEQGLWDGNSSLPLIRKRRFAPNYYMQSQALWRIELVFVAQGKGEHNIFTPERLETIHHVERLLMQHSQFHQFCWKPMEILRDLPLGPSYCSPPSSLLSYLYPSERAGKIYYDGMGPDLADIQGSLSLAITHPQFYWYVDESLSPERLSSALLRSEIHFGAPLPSYYSLQDRGDEQRARFKNFVVQYAGMLAKQSTSEVKVLYGGTELFDDEVRHTFYNDMMLAVISGVCITVLVYILTSFSVFLTFFGLAAIGLSCLMALFLYHVVFGVRYLGILNGVAAFVIIGIGVDDVFVFISTFRQASHLRRPRERMIYTIKTAGRATFLTSFTTAAAYAANTFSQIPAVHDFGLFMALIVSCAWLWVSVLMPAALCIWTRHVEPHEHDWMNCVKLLLGLSASYSPLSDEDDDVALLSVDMEPGSCDTDSDGAILSLTVDTPLSPSGQHQMGVVSTNLQWCLKHLVAEPAVKHRKAVLGVFLLVLVFSAGCCCLLRPATHAPLLFRQETNLQTLLALRSNLSGQGISCPTCSGVFMEKPHLLYTHTSSSGLRFSTHQQSQSTTASTVSQTSMKTSPSTNNTVSDSLLTVYVSKLAQGGSTTIYRFSLNTSIPSPWKVCSTERDEVSSFQAFSRPQRNYTSRMTVCVSREYRPYPSWMITSGLCDPRHGWTQEFSFYVAASPQQNSRRLYFAQCHQRPHPSRLCVKTPGCGFSSGPDGPLKGSFYIPLPIDSSSAAKTKASKTSGFNPCSGGACGRPAVRPLVDTGAMVFVVFGILGVNRSENRENHVIGDMGSVILDPDFDIFKEMGHLCTICKAVGANRKLVKPGGAQCLPSGNKLSSVLPLLHPECHSLPEPNLLPGQLSHGAVGMHGGKIRWLSMAFESTTYKGKSSFQTYSDFLQWENFIQEQLASLPQTSALQRGFQTCEHWKQIFMEIIGVESALWSLLLSLAICVAAVSVFTAHPLLLLPVLITIIGVICLVVAVMYWLGWEMGAVEAISLSILVGSSVDYCLHLVEGYLLAGETASLLPGHNSEPSAERQRRTLEAVNHVGVAIVSSAVTTAISTVPLFFCVIVPFAKFGQIVAINTAVSIFFTLSVTSALLACMAPAHFSRHPGAVLKASLAVTAAAALVGALCWTGQQLGASAWRSLST